The proteins below are encoded in one region of Populus alba chromosome 2, ASM523922v2, whole genome shotgun sequence:
- the LOC118052801 gene encoding uncharacterized protein isoform X1, which translates to MEHQQVSSVSAAAPFSKKFSFDRGHGGKHVYDGVFSGGGGAVKLGARVLDYREIFGGTAATASSIPILDVPQLNENSKVSSFGAQRADYAKIFGGFGDDDFGLLHEELFAKRKKVKSSINGTRPLAEARSRNAGSKHSNVSKEQRDSSPEAPFQSIDGVKLLNVSYNKSNPGNKNGTNGMTRVAQLHAVPGYTFLVDEITPSKMTEGGKPARSVLNDSHLNANVGKSVKEDTARRKAVSGPQPRIADTNSFRSPAEFQKKSSRNRSISNDMPFDAFEIGLGRRPPSCSPTNSSNNIGGTDISKNSKFGVSRNDASRGADLPASSDEEMDANSDAAASAAALRKAIEEAQMKIKIAKELMERKNEGFQNRAKTGFNKSWKAQKSKVKTEERLKRSNELVDREMREKEDTAKQEFTGVSEGNVSKASQPTPDFGDEKKSSFANNAAGETHSKESKSTRTDNRLEAEDWESTEEFFEAADHEELREMPSEFEQSENAEKMASYNHENKWSEKMTAEEKIKKPEECTEEVFNEDKVERELNSVVGAFQWNLYANFVKPSQVCHREENENKTRISNNHEETYQTPTVSDEWKDCETVLENLHQPEENVKLPVQELNENEDMKELKDAQDWVETEKKQREALDHKETDNRSDEVSIREENDRDLDQIYEKKQNVEGQQEERDRVECEMKQGGWNLEEYAEKLNDLHRGEISGDDGETEESEKPEKLVDDEEILKKSDQMNEPEESTKLLVHELEENEDMKELKDWVETEKQLREALDHKETENRSNEVPIREENDRGLNQIHEKEENVEGQQEEWDRVECEMKRGWNLEEYEEKLNDLHRGEISGEDGETEKNEKLEKLVDDEEILRKSDQMNGPEENPELPVQELEENEDMKGLKDAQDWVETEKKQREALDHREMENRSDEVPIEEESDGGLNQIYEKKENMEGQRKEWDRVECERKQGGWNLEENEKLNDLHRIEILGEEGKTEESEKPEELMDDEEILKKSDQMNETENREEKACEGIDTERIRSKSCPGEQDEKTMEVTEQALRYDGDNLEMAEDANEQYENENLGGSDNALGCKINFAVGDLKAEVLTTKENGRVMGVTESSPLLQGTEKESEAVEDANNLEQQNCEIAGLTQGFVGLDRIKKQTADVTGALLNGENGIYLGENDINFEDKQNEHHVTEYKNMSNQEKFFEEVTNEMDANGNVDICEPEVGMDNEESEKSSISSHNERWSSDETESLHDPVCCVEEAAHELGENNNDAKESEVATNHEKDKNSCESSDEDRWVGNDVDTEASQQPIFEGQGKTTEISLEEEPNQSTSKKEENHCKNPAIEEKEAEDNLQRKLEVEKKHFSKKDEVKVREIEREKERIAVERAIQEARERAFAEARERAAVKRAAAEAHQRLKAEVRERLGKALLEANNKLAAEKASFEAKLKAERAAVERATAEARQRALEKALSEKVRNQAEKSAAERFSSISKDNGMNSRQDKQCNDPGPSSSSRYPGSSNHGERFNGGNGESAPRNKATLERHQRTAERAAKALAEKNMRELLAQKEQAERNRLAETLEADVKRWSSGKERNLRALLSTLPYILGPDSGWQPIPLTELVSSTAVKKAYRKATLFVHPDKLQQRGASIQLKYTCEKVFDLLKDAWNKFSAEER; encoded by the exons ATGGAGCACCAGCAAGTCTCCTCTGTATCTGCTGCTGCTCCGTTTTCAAAGAAGTTTAGTTTTGACCGTGGACATGGCGGAAAGCATGTGTACGACGGCGTttttagtggtggtggtggggcaGTGAAGCTCGGGGCTCGAGTGTTGGATTATAGAGAGATATTTGGTGGGACTGCTGCTACTGCTTCATCAATTCCGATTCTTGATGTTCCCCAGCTGAATGAGAACAGTAAGGTCTCTTCTTTTGGTGCACAAAGGGCTGATTACGCCAAGATTTTCGGTGGTTTTGGAGATGATGATTTTGGTTTGCTTCACGAAGAACTCTTTGCTAAACGAAAGAAAGTCAAGAGTTCTATCAATGGAACTCG GCCTCTAGCTGAAGCAAGGTCGCGGAATGCCGGGTCAAAGCATTCTAATGTCTCAAAAGAGCAAAGAGATTCATCACCTGAAGCACCATTCCAGTCGATTGATGGTGTAAAACTGCTTAACGTGTCTTATAATAAAAGCAACCCAGGGAACAAAAATGGGACAAATGGAATGACACGTGTTGCTCAACTTCATGCAGTTCCTGGCTATACTTTTCTAGTTGATGAAATCACTCCCTCAAAGATGACTGAAGGTGGCAAGCCAGCACGATCAGTCCTAAATGATTCTCATCTCAATGCTAATGTTGGTAAGAGTGTGAAGGAAGACACAGCTCGCAGGAAAGCTGTGTCAGGTCCACAACCCAGAATTGCTGACACAAATAGTTTTAGAAGTCCTGCTGAGTTTCAGAAGAAATCAAGTCGAAATAGATCCATTTCGAATGATATGCCTTTTGATGCATTTGAAATTGGCCTAGGCAGACGTCCACCTTCATGCTCACCAACTAATTCCAGCAATAATATTGGTGGCACCGATATATCAAAGAATTCCAAGTTTGGAGTTTCTAGAAATGATGCTTCTAGAGGTGCAGATTTACCAGCTTCTTCTGATGAGGAAATGGATGCAAATTCTGATGCTGCTGCCTCAGCAGCTGCACTTAGAAAGGCAATAGAGGAGGCTCAAATGAAGATTAAAATTGCAAAAGAATTGATGGAAAGAAAGAACGAAGGGTTTCAAAATCGTGCAAAGACAGGCTTTAATAAAAGCTGGAAAGCTCAGAAGAGCAAGGTTAAAACTGAAGAAAGATTAAAAAGATCCAATGAGCTGGTGGATCGGGAAATGCGCGAAAAAGAGGATACTGCAAAGCAAGAATTCACAGGCGTATCAGAGGGTAATGTGTCAAAAGCAAGCCAACCAACTCCAGATTTTGGAGATGAGAAGAAATCTTCTTTTGCTAATAATGCTGCTGGAGAAACACACAGCAAGGAATCCAAATCAACTAGAACAGATAATAGGCTGGAAGCAGAAGATTGGGAATCAACAGAAGAGTTTTTTGAAGCTGCGGACCATGAGGAGCTCAGGGAAATGCCATCAGAATTTGAGCAGTCAGAGAATGCAGAGAAAATGGCATCATataatcatgaaaataaatggagCGAGAAGATGACagcagaagaaaaaataaaaaagccagAGGAGTGCACTGAAGAAGTTTTTAATGAGGACAAGGTCGAGAGAGAACTAAATTCAGTGGTAGGAGCATTTCAGTGGAATTTATATGCAAACTTTGTTAAGCCATCACAAGTTTGCCATcgggaagaaaatgaaaacaaaacgaGAATTTCTAATAACCATGAAGAAACTTATCAAACACCTACAGTCTCTGATGAATGGAAAGACTGTGAAACTGTGCTGGAAAATCTTCACCAACCTGAAGAAAACGTAAAACTTCCAGTCCAGgagttgaatgaaaatgaagataTGAAGGAACTAAAAGATGCTCAGGACTGGGTGGAAACCGAGAAGAAACAAAGGGAGGCATTGGATCACAAGGAAACGGATAATAGATCAGATGAAGTTTCTATTAGGGAGGAGAATGACAGAGACCTTGATCAGatatatgagaaaaaacaaaatgtggAGGGACAGCAAGAAGAACGGGACAGGGTAGAATGTGAAATGAAACAAGGAGGTTGGAACCTAGAAGAATATGCGGAGAAACTAAATGATTTGCACAGGGGAGAAATATCAGGCGATGATGGTGAGACGGAAGAGAGTGAGAAGCCAGAAAAACTAGTGGATGATGAGGAGATACTCAAGAAAAGTGATCAGATGAATGAACCTGAAGAAAGCACAAAACTTCTGGTCCATGAGTTGGAGGAAAATGAAGATATGAAGGAACTAAAGGACTGGGTGGAAACCGAGAAGCAGCTAAGGGAGGCATTAGATCATAAGGAAACAGAGAATAGATCAAATGAAGTTCCTATTAGGGAGGAGAATGACAGAGGCCTCAATCAGATAcatgagaaagaagaaaatgtgGAGGGACAGCAAGAAGAATGGGACAGGGTAGAATGTGAAATGAAACGAGGTTGGAACCTAGAAGAATATGAGGAGAAACTAAATGATTTGCACAGGGGAGAAATATCAGGCGAAGATGGTGAGACAGAAAAGAATGAGAAGCTGGAAAAACTTGTGGATGATGAGGAGATACTAAGAAAAAGTGATCAGATGAATGGACCTGAAGAAAACCCAGAACTTCCAGTCCAGGAGTTGGAGGAAAATGAAGATATGAAGGGACTAAAAGATGCACAGGACTGGGTGGAAACTGAGAAGAAACAAAGGGAGGCACTAGATCATAGGGAAATGGAGAATAGATCAGATGAAGTTCCTATTGAAGAGGAGAGCGACGGAGGCCTCAATCAGATAtatgagaagaaagaaaacatggAGGGACAGCGAAAAGAATGGGACAGGGTAGAATGTGAAAGGAAACAAGGAGGTTGGAACctagaagaaaatgagaaactAAATGACTTGCACAGAATAGAAATATTAGGCGAAGAGGGTAAGACAGAAGAGAGTGAGAAGCCAGAAGAACTCATGGATGATGAGGAGATACTCAAAAAGAGTGATCAGATGAATGAAACTGAGAATAGAGAAGAGAAGGCATGCGAAGGGATAGATACTGAGAGGATAAGATCCAAGAGTTGCCCGGGGGAACAAGATGAGAAGACCATGGAAGTGACCGAGCAGGCCTTAAGATACGATGGGGACAATCTTGAAATGGCCGAGGATGCAAATGAGCAGTATGAAAATGAGAACCTGGGTGGGAGTGACAATGCCTTGGGATGTAAAATAAACTTTGCTGTTGGGGATTTAAAGGCAGAGGTACTTACTACCAAGGAGAATGGAAGGGTAATGGGGGTAACTGAATCTTCCCCTCTATTACAAGGGACTGAGAAGGAGTCAGAGGCAGTTGAAGATGCGAACAACCTGGAGCAACAGAATTGTGAAATTGCAGGCCTCACTCAAGGTTTCGTTGGACTCGATAGGATTAAGAAGCAAACTGCAGATGTGACTGGGGCTCTTCTTAATGGAGAAAATGGGATATATTTAGGTGAAAATGACATTAACTTTGAAGACAAGCAAAATGAGCATCATGTGACAGAATACAAGAACATGTCCAATCAGGAAAAATTCTTTGAAGAAGTAACTAATGAAATGGATGCTAATGGTAATGTTGATATCTGTGAACCTGAAGTTGGCATGGATAATGAAGAAAGTGAGAAGAGTTCGATATCATCTCACAATGAAAGATGGTCCAGTGACGAGACAGAATCACTTCATGATCCAGTGTGTTGTGTTGAAGAAGCTGCTCACGAATTGggagaaaataataatgatgccAAGGAGTCTGAAGTtgcaacaaatcatgaaaaagacaagaattcttGTGAATCTTCTGATGAAGATAGATGGGTAGGTAATGATGTAGATACTGAAGCAAGTCAGCAACCTATATTCGAAGGGCAAGGGAAGACCACAGAGATATCCTTGGAAGAGGAACCGAACCAAAGCACCAGCAAGAAAGAGGAGAATCATTGCAAGAATCCAGCAATAGAAGAGAAGGAAGCTGAAGATAATTTGCAAAGGAAATTGGAGGTGGAGAAGAAACACTTCAGTAAAAAGGATGAAGTAAAAGTGAGGgaaatagaaagagaaaaggagagaatagCTGTCGAAAGGGCAATACAAGAAGCCCGAGAAAGGGCTTTTGCAGAAGCCCGAGAAAGGGCTGCTGTCAAGAGAGCAGCTGCAGAAGCTCATCAAAGGTTAAAGGCTGAGGTCAGAGAAAGGCTAGGGAAGGCTCTTCTAGAGGCCAATAATAAGTTGGCAGCTGAGAAGGCCTCATTTGAAGCCAAACTAAAAGCTGAACGTGCTGCAGTAGAGAGAGCAACCGCAGAGGCCAGGCAGCGTGCCCTAGAAAAAGCTTTGTCTGAGAAGGTTAGAAATCAGGCTGAAAAGTCTGCAGCTGAGAGATTTTCAAGCATTTCAAAAGATAATGGGATGAATTCCAGA CAGGATAAACAATGCAATGACCCAGGTCCTTCTAGCAGTTCAAGGTATCCAGGCTCTTCAAATCATGGTG AAAGATTTAATGGAGGTAATGGTGAATCCGCTCCAAGGAATAAAGCCACATTGGAAAGGCATCAAAGAACAGCAGAGCGTGCG GCAAAAGCTCTCGCAGAGAAGAATATGCGTGAACTTCTTGCTCAGAAAGAGCAGGCAGAAAGAAAT AGACTGGCAGAAACTTTGGAAGCTGATGTCAAGAGATGGTCAAGTGGGAAGGAGAGGAACTTGCGTGCTCTGCTTTCAACACTGCCATAT ATCCTTGGCCCTGATAGTGGCTGGCAGCCAATTCCTTTGACTGAACTTGTGTCAAGTACTGCTGTGAAAAAAGCTTATCGCAAGGCCACGCTATTTGTTCACCCTGACAAGTTGCAACAACGAGGTGCAAGCATACAGCTGAAATACACCTGTGAGAAGGTTTTTGATCTTCTAAAG GATGCTTGGAACAAATTCAGTGCAGAAGAACGGTAG